A part of Pristiophorus japonicus isolate sPriJap1 chromosome 15, sPriJap1.hap1, whole genome shotgun sequence genomic DNA contains:
- the LOC139280689 gene encoding uncharacterized protein has translation MPVLLKTKISNNHSEQRCTGGGTAQLQPLSDLEERAAALVGHESRSATTRGLAEPSYASRQPEMLVEVAHAPAPTGGEEEQEEDEQYTTTEPEEAEEEEQFMEGDEPAATLDFSIETRGNRTKRRAAGSAKGHYSAHTDPTEVGSARSALVSHDNRLEGLISWCAEMVAISRELLQGFTQFTRDFSQVSAVQAELLEVARQTLEQMREQTAATNALRHALLAEHGAALLGVMLRRSISLNTQTSTEEPLPPGSEDDPTVSLSTPTPPPRQAVFPLPAACQLRLDLRGPKRAGEPKKKLSNNRAERRHMGGGLPKCVELSDLEERAAALVGTHTRLPVVVLTRWQWRVIPA, from the exons acaaAGATATCTAACAACCACAGTGAACAGAGGTGTACCGGAGGTGGCACTGCTCAGCTGCAACCGTTGTCCGACCTCGAGGAGCGTGCAGCCGCGCTCGTGGGCCACGaaagccgttcggccaccacccgtggtcttgCGGAACCCagctatgcgtctc gtcaaccagagaTGCTAGTGGAGGTTGCACATGCACCTGCACCTACGGGtggtgaggaggaacaggaggaggatgagCAATACACCACCACTGAAccagaggaggcggaggaggaggaacaatttatggagggggatgaacctgcggccacCTTGGATTTCTCAATTGAGACAAGAGGCAACAGGACAAAACGGCGTGCAGCCGGCAGCGCCAAGGGACATTATAGTGcacacaccgaccccacggaggtcgggtcagcgaggtcagcactcGTCTCCCACGACAATCGGTTGGAAGGCTTGATCTCCTGGTGCGCGGAGATGgtcgcgataagtcgcgagcttctccagggtTTCACTCAATTCACGCGtgacttttcacaggtgtctgctgtgcaagctgagctactggaggtagcacggcagacacTTGAACAGATGCGTGAACAGACCGCTGCCACCAATGCCCTGCGGCATGCGCTGTTGGCTGAGCATGGCGCTGCACTCCTAGGTGTCATGTTACGTCGTAGTATTAGCCTGAACACTCAAACGAGTACGGAGGAACCGCTTCCTCCTGGCTCAGAAGATGATCCGACAGTTTCGCTttccactccaacacccccaccacgACAGGCAGTCTTTCCGTTGCCCGCTGCATGCCAGCTTCGTCTCGAtctccggggaccaaaacgggcgggtgagcctaag aagaaattatcCAACAATCGTGCTGAGCGGCGGCACATGGGTGGAGGCCTACCAAAGTGCGTTGAGttgtctgacctggaggagcgcgCCGCAGCCCTGGTCGGAACACATACTCGGCTACCCGTGGTGGTGCTGACCCGGTGGCAGTGGAGGGTAATTCCTGCATAA